TGTACACCGAAGCCGAACGACAGAAGGCCGCGGAAATCGAAGCGGAAGCCGCAAAGATCGGCGAAGAGCGATCCGCCAAACAAACGGAATACATGGCTCAGGCGCTGGAAAAGGAACTTCAGAAGTATGCGGAACCGCTGAGATCACAACTGAAAACGGCGTACGAAACGGCAGCCGACAAACGCACTCCCGAACAGGCCGCACTGCTGGATCAGAATCCCAGCGTGAAGATCACTCCGGGAGTTCTGTACCAGTACCTGCCTCAGGCCGCTGAAGATCTGAAGAAATACGACGCCCGCATTGCTGAAGTTCGCGGTAAGAAGCCGCCGGAAGAGTTCCTGGCAGTACTCACCGAACCGGAAGGACATCTGCCGGAAACTCATCTGTTTCATCGGGGCGATTTTCAGCAACCGACAACCGTCATGACGCCTGCCGCGCTGACAGTCGCGTGTCCGGAAGACGCTCGTGTGGAGTTTCCGGTCAACAATGACGCGCTGCCGACTTCCGGGCGTCGGCTGGCCTTTGCCAAATGGCTGACCGGCAAAGACAACCCGCTGGTCGCGCGAGTGTTGGTGAATCGCATCTGGCTGCATCACTTCGGAAAAGGCATCGTGCCGACTCCAGGAGAATTCGGGCGGCTGGGGACAGATCCCACTCACCCCGAACTGCTGGACTGGCTGGCCGAAGAATTCATGCAGCACGGCTGGAGCGTCAAGCACATGCATCGCGTGATTCTGTCGTCCACCGCGTGGCGTCAATCGTCCGTCAAAACGGCGATGCACACGTCGATGGATCCCGACAACCAGTACTATTCGCGTCAGGCGATTGCTCGACTGGACGCCGAACTGGTGCGTGACCGCATGCTGGCGACGACGGGTCGCCTGAGTTCGCAGATGTTCGGTCGTCCGGCTCCTGTAGCGGAAGACGACGCCGGGCAGGTGGTCATTGACGACAACGAAACTCGCCGAAGTCTGTACGTCAAGGTTCGGCGATCTCAGCCGGTGGCCATGCTGCAGGCTTTTGATGCTCCGGTGATGGAAGTGAACTGCGAGATTCGTCCGGTTTCGACCGTGGCCACGCAGTCGCTGATGCTGATGAATTCCAGTTCCGTGCTGAACCACGCTGCTAACCTTGCGGGACGCTGCCGAGCGGAAGCCGAAGCACTTGCGGCCGATCAGCTTGCCGGGCTGCCGGAGCTTCCGGAAGCTGCGAAAAGCCCGTGGCAGTTTGGCTTCGGAACGTATAACGAACAGACGCGACAGACATCAAACTTCACTCCGCTGGCTCATTTCACCGGGTCGCAATGGCAGGCCGGGACTGCTCTGCCCGATCCCCAGTTCGGATGGGTGCTGCTGAATGCTGCCGGCGGTCATCCGGATGTGCCGGAACGAGCCGTGATTCGTCGCTGGGTGGCCCCGGCTTCGGGAACGCTGACGATCGCCGGTTCGCTGCAGCACGGCAGTCCGAACGGCGATGGTGTTCGAGGACGAGTGGTCAGCAGCCGAGCGGCTGTGTCCGAAACCGGCAACGGGTCGCTGGCCGACTGGACATGCTTCAACGGCAAGGTCGACACTCCCGTTTCCGCAACGACGGTCGAAGCCGACGACACGATCGACTTCGTCGTCGACTGTATCACCAACCAGACATCGGATTCTTTCCAGTGGCCCGTGACGATTTCCTTCACGGCCACCAACGGAGAAACTCAGTCGTTTGAATCGGCCGCCGGCTTTCACGGTCCCGGCGAATCGCCGGAGCTGCTGGCCGGACAGGCCGTGAAGGCGTGGCAGCTTGCTTACTGTCGAGCTCCGGAATCCGATGAGCTGGCCACATCGATAGCATTCCTTTCTGACCAGATCAAATACCTGCAGGCCAACAGAAATCAGTTGCCGTCGGGCG
This portion of the Planctomycetaceae bacterium genome encodes:
- a CDS encoding DUF1549 and DUF1553 domain-containing protein — its product is EEREYWAFRPIHRPEVPAVRDDQRDRVRTAIDSFLLSEMPEGLTFADDADRQTLILRTYFDLTGLPPSEEDIRTWTDHPSGDWYSELIESLLASERYGERWARHWLDVAGYADSDGYTVNDPERPWAWKYRDYVIRSFNQDKPFDQFITEQLAGDELAGPREGDLTQEQIELLAATGYLRMAADGTGSGEDNPTGRNQVISDTIKIVSTSLLGLSVGCAQCHDHRYDPIPQTDYYAMRAVFAPAMDWQNWKVPSQRMVSLYTEAERQKAAEIEAEAAKIGEERSAKQTEYMAQALEKELQKYAEPLRSQLKTAYETAADKRTPEQAALLDQNPSVKITPGVLYQYLPQAAEDLKKYDARIAEVRGKKPPEEFLAVLTEPEGHLPETHLFHRGDFQQPTTVMTPAALTVACPEDARVEFPVNNDALPTSGRRLAFAKWLTGKDNPLVARVLVNRIWLHHFGKGIVPTPGEFGRLGTDPTHPELLDWLAEEFMQHGWSVKHMHRVILSSTAWRQSSVKTAMHTSMDPDNQYYSRQAIARLDAELVRDRMLATTGRLSSQMFGRPAPVAEDDAGQVVIDDNETRRSLYVKVRRSQPVAMLQAFDAPVMEVNCEIRPVSTVATQSLMLMNSSSVLNHAANLAGRCRAEAEALAADQLAGLPELPEAAKSPWQFGFGTYNEQTRQTSNFTPLAHFTGSQWQAGTALPDPQFGWVLLNAAGGHPDVPERAVIRRWVAPASGTLTIAGSLQHGSPNGDGVRGRVVSSRAAVSETGNGSLADWTCFNGKVDTPVSATTVEADDTIDFVVDCITNQTSDSFQWPVTISFTATNGETQSFESAAGFHGPGESPELLAGQAVKAWQLAYCRAPESDELATSIAFLSDQIKYLQANRNQLPSGVTEFQQALTDFCQVLMTSNEFLYVK